From the genome of Lutzomyia longipalpis isolate SR_M1_2022 chromosome 2, ASM2433408v1, one region includes:
- the LOC129789628 gene encoding Krueppel homolog 1, with product MVYYTALPLIMQTEASASQLCACPSDSTDAGRPSTSSTSPSQYHQLATANSAMHSNLEVLHSYTPAATYHVVGSTVPQKPLHVPPQQPMALQPPPQKPQFKCEQCNMCFGSKSAHTSHIKSHAKQFQSQQSLQQPIAATTDASMQSPVLSVPSVNPSDPYQCDVCKKTFSVPARLVRHYRTHTGERPFECEFCHKMFSVKENLQVHRRIHTKERPYKCDVCGRAFEHSGKLHRHMRIHTGERPHKCSVCAKTFIQSGQLVIHMRTHTGEKPYKCPVEGCGKGFTCSKQLKVHSRTHTGEKPYHCDICFRDFGYNHVLKLHRVQHYGSKCYKCTICDETFKNKKEMEAHIKGHANEIPDDEDVKVVPDAPEAQPMDDRLSSPMHDMEPLVSDPHPMQLDTPRESSSETNSDGDDVTYYNMYSRFEQSVVTNYGVPASGVNPALLAAASIAAAATAAGFEDQSHKSLPIVTTAPQSLPPATTPVPQSLTTSATFYEPASVMRQHSYFTPAPTASDFRSSLDSANDLVKRVEAALAGTEPLLTPPRSSPESPERASSPESDSVLLMADRDVMSLPLRKRKLYLKEEQEPTNIIPIVTESSSPAMRISSVIHFAKAS from the exons ATGGTCTACTATACAGCTCTTCCATTGATAATGCAGACAGAAGCATCAGCCTCACAGCTGTGTGCCTGTCCATCGGATTCCACGGATGCCGGTCGTCCGTCCACATCCTCCACCTCACCCAGTCAGTATCATCAACTCGCCACAGCGAATTCAGCAATGCATTCAAACTTAGAGGTGCTGCACAGCTACACCCCCGCAGCCACGTATCATGTAGTGGGCTCTACTGTACCCCAGAAGCCCCTGCATGTGCCCCCGCAGCAGCCAATGGCTCTCCAGCCACCACCGCAGAAGCCCCAGTTTAAGTGTGAACAGTGCAACATGTGCTTTGGTAGCAAGAGTGCCCACACGAGTCACATTAAATCGCACGCGAAGCAATTCCAGTCGCAGCAATCGTTGCAGCAACCTATTGCTGCAACCACGGATGCTTCAATGCAATCTCCCGTGCTATCAGTGCCCTCAGTGAATCCTTCTGATCCCTACCAGTGTGACGTGTGCAAGAAGACATTCTCAGTGCCAGCCCGATTG gTGCGTCATTATCGTACGCACACGGGTGAGCGACCGTTTGAATGTGAATTCTGCCACAAAATGTTCAGCGTGAAGGAGAATCTCCAGGTGCACAGACGCATCCATACCAAAGAGCGCCCCTACAAATGCGACGTCTGTGGCAGAGCTTTCGAGCATAGTGGAAAGCTCCATCGTCACATGCGGATCCACACGGGTGAGAGACCCCACAAATGTTCCGTTTGCGCCAAGACATTCATTCAGTCTGGACAGCTTGTCATACACATGAGGACCCACACAG GAGAAAAGCCCTACAAGTGTCCCGTAGAGGGATGTGGGAAGGGATTCACATGTTCCAAGCAACTGAAAGTTCACTCACGTACGCACACAGGTGAAAAGCCCTATCACTGTGACATTTGCTTCAGGGACTTTGGCTACAATCACGTCCTGAAGTTGCATCGGGTGCAGCATTACGGTTCCAAGTGCTACAAATGCACCATTTGCGATGAGACGTTTAAGAATAAGAAGGAAATGGAGGCACACATCAAGGGGCATGCCAATGAGATTCCCGATGATGAAGATGTGAAAGTTGTCCCGGATGCACCTGAAGCACAACCCATGGATGATCGTCTATCCTCACCAATGCACGACATGGAACCCCTGGTGTCAGATCCGCATCCCATGCAGCTGGATACTCCGCGGGAATCGAGTTCAGAGACCAATTCAGACGGCGATGATGTGACGTACTACAATATGTACTCACGCTTTGAGCAGTCTGTCGTGACAAATTACGGAGTTCCAGCATCTGGGGTGAATCCCGCCCTCTTGGCTGCTGCATCCATTGCAGCAGCAGCCACAGCAGCTGGTTTCGAGGACCAAAGCCACAAAAGTTTACCCATTGTAACCACGGCACCCCAGTCACTACCGCCAGCCACTACGCCCGTACCGCAGAGCTTGACAACGTCGGCAACCTTCTACGAGCCTGCATCTGTGATGCGGCAGCACAGCTACTTCACACCCGCGCCTACGGCTAGTGATTTCAG aTCATCTCTGGATTCAGCCAATGATCTCGTGAAGCGAGTAGAAGCCGCTCTGGCTGGTACAGAGCCCCTACTGACGCCACCACGCTCCTCCCCTGAGTCCCCTGAGCGAGCATCTTCCCCTGAAAGTGATTCAGTTCTACTGATGGCCGATCGAGACGTCATGAGTCTGCCACTGCGGAAGCGCAAACTCTACCTCAAGGAGGAGCAAGAACCCACAAATATCATCCCCATTGTCACGGAATCCTCATCACCTGCCATGCGGATAAGTTCAGTCATTCACTTTGCTAAAGCCTCGtaa
- the LOC129789655 gene encoding parafibromin — protein MADPLSLLRQYNINKKEIIEREGQIIFGEFLWPKHVKTNYLKYGSGKKGAPREYYTLECLLYLLKNVQLQHSVYVRQCAAEDIPAVNRPDRKELLAYLNGETSTCESIDKSAPLEIPTQVKRTIEPDGNESLAKKARFEDTQVQKVKEQLAARLDVNKKEASVNIDNIKSLSETMSVEKIAAIKAKRLANKRTTIKRNDNDDTMGTDLRAILDFDVDSTKDIISRERQWRTRTTILQSTGKVFAKNILAILQGIKAREEGRTKPPAPIRMPEPPRMARTIPQPAQYNRYDQERFNRQKEETEGFKIDTMGTYHGMSLKSVTEGSAQHKKTQQIAAMPPGRPKELIPTAQARLLPQNPNKRVSRTPIIIIPAATTSLITMYNAKEILQDLRYVSQEEKKANGGQRENETLLQRRKDGQTTVPYRVIDNPQKLSPHDWTRVVAVFVMGPAWQFKGWPWDGNPVEIFSKVCAFHLRFDEMKLDANVARWAVTVLSLSRTKRHLDRAVLMTFWETLDKHMIKNKPELRF, from the exons ATGGCGGATCCGCTGAGTTTACTTCGTCAGTATAATATCAACAAAAAGGAGATTATCGAGCGTGAGGGGCAGATAATCTTTGGTGAATTCTTGTGGCCGAAACATGTAAAGACCAACTATCTAAAATATGG TTCCGGAAAGAAGGGGGCTCCGCGGGAGTATTACACATTGGAATGTCTGCTGTATTTGCTTAAGAATGTCCAGCTACAGCACTCCGTCTATGTGCGACAGTGTGCG GCGGAAGACATTCCGGCTGTCAATCGTCCGGACAGAAAGGAACTTCTTGCTTACCTCAATGGGGAGACATCGACGTGCGAGAGTATCGACAAGAGTGCCCCCCTTGAGATTCCCACACAGGTGAAGAGAACCATTGAACCCGATGGGAATGAATCTCTGGCTAAGAAGGCTCGCTTCGAAGACACGCAAGTGCAGAAGGTGAAGGAACAGCTGGCGGCGCGTCTCGATGTGAACAAGAAGGAGGCATCTGTGAATATTGACAACATCAAATCGCTGTCTGAGACGATGTCCGTGGAGAAGATTGCTGCCATCAAGGCAAAGCGTTTGGCCAACAAAAGGACCACCATCAAGAGGAATGACAATGACGACACAATGGGTACAGATCTCAGGGCAATCTTGGATTTCGACGTTGACTCCACGAAGGACATCATTAGTCGCGAAAGGCAGTGGCGCACACGCACAACAATCCTCCAGAGTACGGGGAAGGTCTTTGCAAAGAACATCCTGGCCATCTTGCAGGGGATTAAGGCACGCGAGGAGGGTCGTACCAAGCCCCCGGCACCTATTCGTATGCCTGAACCTCCTCGTATGGCCCGTACTATTCCACAGCCGGCGCAGTACAATCGTTACGATCAGGAGCGCTTCAATAGGCAAAAGGAGGAGACTGAGGGCTTCAAGATCGACACAATGGGCACGTATCACGGCATGTCGCTCAAGAGTGTGACCGAGGGGTCGGCGCAGCACAAGAAAACCCAGCAAATTGCTGCAATGCCCCCGGGACGTCCCAAGGAACTCATCCCAACGGCTCAGGCGCGTCTTCTACCCCAAAATCCCAATAAACGTGTCTCCCGGACTCCCATCATTATCATCCCTGCTGCCACCACGAGCCTCATTACGATGTACAATGCCAAGGAGATTCTGCAGGATCTACGGTATGTATCGCAGGAGGAGAAGAAAGCCAACGGGGGGCAGCGTGAGAATGAGACACTGCTGCAGAGGCGCAAGGATGGACAGACAACGGTGCCGTATCGTGTGATTGACAACCCACAGAAGCTTTCGCCACACGACTGGACACGCGTTGTGGCGGTCTTTGTCATGGGGCCTGCTTGGCAATTCAAAGGATGGCCATGGGATGGGAATCCCGTGGAGATCTTCTCGAAAGTCTGCGCTTTCCATTTGCGCTTTGACGAGATGAAGCTGGATGCAAATGTGGCACGCTGGGCTGTCACGGTGCTCAGTTTATCTCGCACCAAGAGGCATCTCGACCGGGCTGTTTTGATGACCTTCTGGGAAACCCTGGACAA GCATATGATAAAGAATAAGCCAGAGCTTCGCTTCTAA
- the LOC129789764 gene encoding arylalkylamine N-acetyltransferase 1-like, whose product MAEVAEISYELIKAGEEKEIVEFIRNYFLKDEPLNNSLDLGECKELEIFSTESLCENVSFKAVRNGEILGVMINGIVHKHSEAPHTDFSGHEKFQKIITLSENLEHQCGIFERFPEIERYVDGRIMSVSSQARGLGIAGRLVEETLSHMGKENLPLIYIQCSSFYSARVLEKLNFEEILSLRYEDYRLEGKPVFTPEKPHENIKIFIKRI is encoded by the exons ATGGCTGAAGTAGCTGAAATTTCGTATGAACTGATAAAGGCAggggaagagaaagaaatcgtTGAGtttattagaaattattttctcaag GATGAACCATTGAATAATTCATTGGATTTGGGAGAATGCAAAGAATTGGAGATTTTCTCAACGGAATCCCTTTGTGAGAATGTTTCCTTTAAGGCAGTGAGAAATGGAGAGATCCTCGGAGTTATGATCAATGGGATCGTTCACAAACATTCAGAAGCCCCACATACGGATTTTAGTGGccatgaaaaattccaaaaaatcatCACGTTGTCGGAAAATTTGGAGCATCAATGTGGGATCTTTGAGCGTTTCCCTGAGATTGAGAGATACGTCGACGGGAGGATTATGAGTGTTTCAAGTCAAGCTAGGGGCCTAGGAATTGCTGGGCGTCTTGTTGAGGAAACTCTATCGCATATGGggaaagaaaatctccctCTAATCTACATTCAATGCTCAAGTTTCTACTCAGCTCGTGTTCTCGAGAAGCTGAACTTTGAGGAAATTCTGAGTCTTCGATATGAAGACTACAGATTGGAGGGAAAGCCTGTTTTCACTCCAGAAAAACCCCATGAAAACATAAAGATATTTATAAAACGAATATAA